The genomic stretch TGCGCTAAAGGAGTTGCAGTGGTTGCCGGTAGTACATGGCCACAGGATGAAAAAGTGCTGGCAGGAGTATTGGCTAAAAATCCAACGATGAAATTGGTGATAGCTCCTCATGAGTTGGGTGAATCACGTATAAAAAATATCGAAGCGCGATTTGCAGGTAAAACCATCCGCTACTCAACGATAAGTGCCGACATCCCGGCAAATGTAAATGTCGTTATCATTGATAGTATCGGTATGTTGTCATTACTCTACCGTTTTGGGAAGTACTCTTACGTAGGTGGTGGATTCGGAAAGGGAATTCATAATATTCTCGAAGCTGCGGTATACGGTCAGCCGGTTTTCTTCGGTCCTAATTTCAAGAAGTTTAAAGAAGCCCGTGATTTGAAAGCAACAGGGGCGGCAATGAATATTAAGAATGCAGAGGAGCTGAACAATTCGATCAATAGTTTGGAAATAGATGGTTCTTCCTATGAACAACTGACTTTAAAGAACAAAAAATACATTGAGAGTCGTAAAGGGGCTACAGAAATTCTGATGAATTATCTGCGCCTGAATCATGTGGTAAGAGTGATGGAGAATGTTTTTATTTTCTCTATTCTTGATTTTTGAGATAGATAAACTCTCCTTTCATCATGGGGTGTCTCCCGACCAGCCTTTTCTGTTCAACTGTCAAATAAAAATTCTTGAAAATGACTTCAAAGATCCAGGGTTCGGTCTTTACTTCAAAGTAATTTTTCTTTGTTTCCGGAATGAAGATTAAGGTATGGTCCGGACAAAATTCAAAGTAGACGCCAATGCTGTCGAATAAACCGGTCTCGAGTGTGGCAAGACCTTCCGGATTGCATTCGGCATACGACGTGTCCTTTCCCGTAAATCCCATGACAAAAAAGTACCGGTTGACTACCGGATTGGCATCTTTTATTTGAATGGAGATTCCTTCATCGTCTTTTTTCTTTGAATCAATGATCTTTAAAGCCGGCCCATTGGTAGTGTCGGAGGTGAATGTAATCAGGAATTCGTTAGCCAGAGAGGGTTGACCATGCCATTTCCCACTGCCATATCGATCAAGCGCTCCGGAGGAAAAAAAGAATTCAAAGGTGGAGTCGGGATTGATTTTAAAGCCGGATGCCGTTTCCCGAACCCCTTCTAAATAGTATTCGCCGCATACCTTGCAGGGAGTTTGTGCTTCAGTAAATCGACCGAATAAAAGGGTGATAATTAGTAAAGAGATGTGGAAACGATTGTTCATAGTGGGACTGTCTCAGAACTTGCTTGAATATCGAGATCGTTTTCGTTTGGAATAATCCCTGGGTCTTTAATGAAGCTGTTCAACAAAATATTGAGATGTTTTTCTTCCATTGGTTATTGCTTTCTATTAATGCTAAGTTAACGATCTTGTGGTCGTGATCCAAATACTATAAATCTATTTTAGTATACTTGTAATGGAGTATAAAATACTTTCAACGGAGTTTTTGTCCATTTTGGAAAAGGCAAACCACTTTTTTCCTAAATCTTTTAATGAAGCTCCCAAGTGATAAACTTCTTTATCATCTATTATTAAAAATCGATCATGACTCTTGTTGAAAGTCTTCACTTCAAAATTTCCATATTGGCTAATAGCTTTTTGGATATCGAGCGCGAGTTGCTTGTTTAACGAATCAGTAAGTAAAATTACTTTTACATCTTTTTGCTTTTTAGAAAGGTGGGTTAATGTATTTTCGTCAATGTAGTTGTCTATAAGTATTATACTTTTCCGAGCTGAGCGTATGATTTTTGAGGCTAAAGTATAAGCGTCAAATACCTGTCCGTTGAAGAATATTCCTTGACGAGGGATTTGTTCGTGCCGTTCAAGTGCATTAAAAATTTGTTCAAATTTCATTTCATTTTCAATATTTTTCCGTTCAAGGCCTTCCATTCGCTGAAGCAATCCATTGTGGTTAGCAATTAATTTTCTCATTTCCACAAAAGCTATGATAATTTGAATGCTAACTTTAATAGCAATTTCACTACGCAAAACGGCGGACAACATTGCGACACCTTGTTCAGTAAAAGCAAATGGATTGGAAGTAGTATACTTTAGCGTTTCGAACCGGTCGCAATTTGCGACCAGTTCGTCTTTCTCACTTGTATTGAGTTGGAATCGAAAGGTCTTCGGGAATCTTTCACTATTTCTTTTAACCTGCTCATTTAATCGTTTTACTTCGATATGATAAATTTCTGCGAGGTCTCGGTCAATCATCACTTGCACGCCACGAAATGTGAATATCCGCTGTTCAATTTTCTTTCGAGATAAAATTAATGCCTTATTCATAACTGATTAGCTAAAATATTTTACACGAAAGTAAGTACAAATTCATTACAAACGAAGCGATGATTTGTATACAAGGTCGAGGAAGGGTTTAATGAAAATTTTCACGAGCCGGTTCTTTCCCCGACTTTTTTTCTTAGTCGGAATCAAATTTAATGTGACTTCTTTTCGAATGCCTTAAAGTCTTAGACTATATCAGAATAAATTGTGGTACTGTAAATCCCCACCCTGAAGCAGAGCCTCGTTCCTCGGCACGCTTCAGGGTGTGTCTCATTATCGTAGAATATAAATTCTATAACTGTCCAGTTTAATCAGCACAAATAATAGCACCGTAAATCCCCATAGGGAAGAACCGCCATAACTAAAAAAGGGCAAGGGGATACCGATTACGGGCGCTAGTCCTATGGCCATCCCCACGTTAATCATGAGGTGGAAAAAGAGAATAGAGGCGACCCCGTAGGCATAAATCCTTGTGTATTGGGATCGTTGTCGTTCTGCTATGAAGATGATGCGATAGAGGAGTCCGAGAAATAAGAGAATGACCACAGAAGTGCCGATAAATCCCCATTCTTCTCCTACAGTGCAGAAGATAAAGTCCGTGCTTTGCTCCGGTACAAAATCATATTTGGTTTGAGTGCCCTGCAGGAATCCTTTGCCGGTCAACCCTCCCGATCCAATGGCAATGAGGCTTTGATTCACATTATACCCGGCGCCTTTCGGGTCAGATCTTTTTCCCAACAATACCTCAATTCTTTCGCGCTGATGGGGCTGCAGTAATTTGTTGAATGCATAATCCACACTGAAAACAACGCCTGAGCTGAGTACAGTGATAATGAAAATGACTAAAAGATTTTTGCGTGTTTTGCGCATGAGTAAATAAGCGATCAATCCCAGACTGCCAATGATTCCAAGCAAAATCGTATTCGGGACCATTAATGCCAAAATGAATAATACTCCGGCAAAGAATCCGAATATTAACACGTTTTGCGATAATCCCTCTCTGTAAAGCACAAAGATAAATGCAAAAAACACCAATGCAGATCCGGTATCATTCTGTAACAAAACCAGTGTCATTGGCAGAAGAATAATTAAACCGACTGTGATTTTCGTCTTCAAATCCTCCATCCGAATTCCCAGTGAACTCAGGTATTTAGCTACGGCCATGTTCGTGGCGAATTTGGCGAATTCTGAAGGTTGTAGTTTAAAACTGCCAATCTCAATCCACGACCTCGCCCCTTGTACATCACGCGCAATCACCAATACAACCAGTAGAATAAATATGACAGTAAGATAAATGGGAAAGGAGAAGGCAGCATAAAATTTCCCTTCAATAACCAATATCGAAAGCCCGATAAGCAATGAAGTGCCGATCCACAACATCTGTCGGCCATAACTCTGCGTCATATCAAAAATATTTTTGTGCTCCTCGTTGTAAACGGCAGCATATATATTGATCCATCCCATCAGCACCAAAATCATATACAGCCCCACCAGGACCCAGTCAATATTTTCGAATATGCTTTTCTGCTTACGCAAGGAATTAGTTTGTATAAATTGTTATTAACTTATTTCTGAACTTTAAACTCTAAACTCTAAATTCTAAACTTTGAACTCTAAATTCTAAACTTAAATTCTAAATTTTAAACTCTAAACTCTTAAATTCTAAATTCTAAATTCTAAATTCTAAATTCTGAATTCTGAATTCTGAATTCTGAATTCTTAATTCTTCGTCAGGATTTTGTGTTTTGCCGGTAGCCTTCTGCTTATTTTGCTTTAAGACAACTTTCGAGGAATCACGTTAGCAATCCGGCTTTTCCAGACTTTTGTTTTCCAATGGTAGTAGGTTGCCTTTCAACATTCTTTCTTCCAGTGGCAGTCTTTTAATTTTAATGCTGTCATTTAAATACTTCTCCATCATCAAGCTGGCAATAGGAGCGGCCCATGTTGCGCCAAATCCCTGCGTTCTCTACCATCACGGCAATAGCGATTTTCGGATTTTCCCCTGGTGCAGGCTACGAACAAACTATGGTCCTTCCCATGCGGATTCTGCGCCGTACCGGTTTTCCGCAAATGATGACCGTGTCGAATCGGGCGATTCTTGCGGTTCCTGCTTCCACTTTTTTGCATGCCATCTTGAATGATATCAAAATACTGCCGGTCAACTTTACTGAAATGTTTCGTGTCCAGATTTCTGGAGGTATTGGGTTTGCCGTCAATTTTCTTAATGACGTGTGGCGTATAGAAATAGCCTTTGTTAGCAATAATGCAAGGATATTTGCCATCTGCATCAGGTTAATGCCCAACTCTCCCTGACCAATTCCCAATGAATAAATCGTAGAAGCCTTCCATCTCCCTCTCCGTAAATTTTATCATAAAACT from Bacteroidota bacterium encodes the following:
- a CDS encoding ORF6N domain-containing protein, translating into MNKALILSRKKIEQRIFTFRGVQVMIDRDLAEIYHIEVKRLNEQVKRNSERFPKTFRFQLNTSEKDELVANCDRFETLKYTTSNPFAFTEQGVAMLSAVLRSEIAIKVSIQIIIAFVEMRKLIANHNGLLQRMEGLERKNIENEMKFEQIFNALERHEQIPRQGIFFNGQVFDAYTLASKIIRSARKSIILIDNYIDENTLTHLSKKQKDVKVILLTDSLNKQLALDIQKAISQYGNFEVKTFNKSHDRFLIIDDKEVYHLGASLKDLGKKWFAFSKMDKNSVESILYSITSILK
- the rodA gene encoding rod shape-determining protein RodA — encoded protein: MRKQKSIFENIDWVLVGLYMILVLMGWINIYAAVYNEEHKNIFDMTQSYGRQMLWIGTSLLIGLSILVIEGKFYAAFSFPIYLTVIFILLVVLVIARDVQGARSWIEIGSFKLQPSEFAKFATNMAVAKYLSSLGIRMEDLKTKITVGLIILLPMTLVLLQNDTGSALVFFAFIFVLYREGLSQNVLIFGFFAGVLFILALMVPNTILLGIIGSLGLIAYLLMRKTRKNLLVIFIITVLSSGVVFSVDYAFNKLLQPHQRERIEVLLGKRSDPKGAGYNVNQSLIAIGSGGLTGKGFLQGTQTKYDFVPEQSTDFIFCTVGEEWGFIGTSVVILLFLGLLYRIIFIAERQRSQYTRIYAYGVASILFFHLMINVGMAIGLAPVIGIPLPFFSYGGSSLWGFTVLLFVLIKLDSYRIYILR